Proteins found in one Neodiprion lecontei isolate iyNeoLeco1 chromosome 6, iyNeoLeco1.1, whole genome shotgun sequence genomic segment:
- the LOC107216770 gene encoding serine/threonine/tyrosine-interacting protein isoform X4 — MNRCSLYFKISEGTGGNDQDEYPQIPIEAMTPHDEWTYTMRRKMQEILPGLYLGPYSAASPSKLESLLEYGITHIVCVRQDIEAHFIKPNFPDRFQYLVLDIADTAHENIIQHFQKVKIYIDDALSSRGRVLVHGNAGISRSAALVLAYMMETYGLTLRRAFEIVQRRRFCIIPNEGFLAQLREFEPIYQAQKTLRHGQQSSARQRSKRTIHQMDTEQTDEQPDAMDS; from the exons ATGAATCGCTGTTCCCTTTATTTTAAGATTTCT GAAGGGACTGGCGGTAATGATCAGGATGAATACCCTCAAATTCCAATTGAAGCCATGACCCCTCATGATGAATGGACTTACACAATGCGGCGGAAAATGCAG GAGATACTTCCCGGTCTTTATCTCGGCCCTTATAGCGCCGCGAGTCCTTCAAAATTAGAATCGTTGCTGGAATATGGTATAACTCACATAGTTTGCGTTCGTCAAGATATCGAAGCACATTTCATAAAGCCCAACTTTCCTGACAGATTTCA ATATCTTGTACTGGATATAGCTGACACAGCTCacgaaaatataatacaacaCTTtcagaaagtaaaaatatatatagacgATGCTCTGAGTTCCCGTGGTCGGGTTCTGGTACATGGCAATGCAGGAATATCCAGATCTGCAGCATTGGTATTAGCCTACATGATGGAAACCTATGGATTAACGCTGCG AAGAGCCTTCGAAATAGTACAAAGGCGAAGATTTTGCATCATTCCGAATGAAGGGTTCTTGGCACAATTAAGAGAATTTGAGCCTATTTATCAGGCACAGAAAACTCTCAGACACGGACAGCAGAGTTCAGCAAGACAGAGGAGCAAACGTACTATTCACCAAATGGACACTGAACAAACAGATGAACAACCTGATGCAATGGATAGTTGA
- the LOC107216770 gene encoding serine/threonine/tyrosine-interacting protein isoform X3 produces MLSVNENNLLYDEEGTGGNDQDEYPQIPIEAMTPHDEWTYTMRRKMQEILPGLYLGPYSAASPSKLESLLEYGITHIVCVRQDIEAHFIKPNFPDRFQYLVLDIADTAHENIIQHFQKVKIYIDDALSSRGRVLVHGNAGISRSAALVLAYMMETYGLTLRRAFEIVQRRRFCIIPNEGFLAQLREFEPIYQAQKTLRHGQQSSARQRSKRTIHQMDTEQTDEQPDAMDS; encoded by the exons ATGTTATCTGTAAATGAGAACAACCTCCTGTACGATGAA GAAGGGACTGGCGGTAATGATCAGGATGAATACCCTCAAATTCCAATTGAAGCCATGACCCCTCATGATGAATGGACTTACACAATGCGGCGGAAAATGCAG GAGATACTTCCCGGTCTTTATCTCGGCCCTTATAGCGCCGCGAGTCCTTCAAAATTAGAATCGTTGCTGGAATATGGTATAACTCACATAGTTTGCGTTCGTCAAGATATCGAAGCACATTTCATAAAGCCCAACTTTCCTGACAGATTTCA ATATCTTGTACTGGATATAGCTGACACAGCTCacgaaaatataatacaacaCTTtcagaaagtaaaaatatatatagacgATGCTCTGAGTTCCCGTGGTCGGGTTCTGGTACATGGCAATGCAGGAATATCCAGATCTGCAGCATTGGTATTAGCCTACATGATGGAAACCTATGGATTAACGCTGCG AAGAGCCTTCGAAATAGTACAAAGGCGAAGATTTTGCATCATTCCGAATGAAGGGTTCTTGGCACAATTAAGAGAATTTGAGCCTATTTATCAGGCACAGAAAACTCTCAGACACGGACAGCAGAGTTCAGCAAGACAGAGGAGCAAACGTACTATTCACCAAATGGACACTGAACAAACAGATGAACAACCTGATGCAATGGATAGTTGA
- the LOC107216785 gene encoding activating transcription factor 3: MYNLNVNVNPSPAAAAGLLGVAAAEVTPRTPEILNSLIAMTNPFEGYPHERNRERADSSSSNEPSPPSVQHTCSQLIKEGLKLTLQTKRRANGSGDECRKKTRKEDGSADDEEDDEGSSTSGRGGGLTPEDEERRRRRRERNKIAATKCRLKKREKTVILVQESEVLETQNHDLKSQIQELETQRRRLVEMLSVHSPTCLKQGGANESSFQQFTEPLPLPSYQENFAQSTLNQPQNCVTDYPVKVEGYGNSGQDFYRQNSPYIPTSDAGCTV, from the exons atgtaTAACTTAAACGTGAACGTGAATCCCAGCCCCGCCGCAGCTGCAGGTCTGCTAGGCGTCGCGGCGGCCGAGGTCACGCCAAGGACGccagaaattttgaattctctAATCGCCATGACCAATCCCTTCGAGGGTTATCCACACGAGCGAAACCGCGAGAGGGCGGATTCTAGCAGCAGCAATGAACCGAGCCCTCCAAGCGTCCAGCACACCTGTAGTCAACTTATTAAAGAAG gCTTAAAGTTGACGTTACAAACGAAAAGACGGGCCAATGGTAGCGGGGACGAGTGcaggaaaaaaacaagaaaagaagATGGTAGTGCAGACGACGAAGAAGATGACGAAGGAAGTAGCACCAGCGGTCGTGGTGGTGGG TTGACACCGGAGGATGAAGAGCGGCGTAGAAGAAGGCGGGAGCGCAATAAAATAGCAGCGACGAAATGCCGGctaaaaaaacgtgaaaaaacgGTGATACTCGTGCAAGAATCGGAGGTATTAGAGACCCAGAACCACGATTTAAAATCACAGATACAGGAACTTGAGACGCAGAGGCGCCGATTAGTGGAAATGCTGAGCGTTCACAGTCCGACGTGTCTGAAACAAGGTGGTGCTAAcgaaagttcttttcaacaaTTTACCGAACCCTTACCTCTGCCCAGTTACCAAGAAAACTTCGCCCAATCCACCTTGAACCAACCTCAAAACTGCGTCACGGATTACCCCGTAAAAGTTGAAGGGTATGGAAACTCCGGGCAGGATTTTTACCGGCAAAATAGTCCTTATATACCTACGTCGGATGCCGGTTGTACGGTTTAG
- the LOC107216770 gene encoding serine/threonine/tyrosine-interacting protein isoform X2 — translation MYLCYTHQSKTGAKSYLKLFEGTGGNDQDEYPQIPIEAMTPHDEWTYTMRRKMQEILPGLYLGPYSAASPSKLESLLEYGITHIVCVRQDIEAHFIKPNFPDRFQYLVLDIADTAHENIIQHFQKVKIYIDDALSSRGRVLVHGNAGISRSAALVLAYMMETYGLTLRRAFEIVQRRRFCIIPNEGFLAQLREFEPIYQAQKTLRHGQQSSARQRSKRTIHQMDTEQTDEQPDAMDS, via the exons ATGTATCTATGTTATACACACCAGAGCAAAACCGGAGCAAAATCATATTTGAAACTCTTT GAAGGGACTGGCGGTAATGATCAGGATGAATACCCTCAAATTCCAATTGAAGCCATGACCCCTCATGATGAATGGACTTACACAATGCGGCGGAAAATGCAG GAGATACTTCCCGGTCTTTATCTCGGCCCTTATAGCGCCGCGAGTCCTTCAAAATTAGAATCGTTGCTGGAATATGGTATAACTCACATAGTTTGCGTTCGTCAAGATATCGAAGCACATTTCATAAAGCCCAACTTTCCTGACAGATTTCA ATATCTTGTACTGGATATAGCTGACACAGCTCacgaaaatataatacaacaCTTtcagaaagtaaaaatatatatagacgATGCTCTGAGTTCCCGTGGTCGGGTTCTGGTACATGGCAATGCAGGAATATCCAGATCTGCAGCATTGGTATTAGCCTACATGATGGAAACCTATGGATTAACGCTGCG AAGAGCCTTCGAAATAGTACAAAGGCGAAGATTTTGCATCATTCCGAATGAAGGGTTCTTGGCACAATTAAGAGAATTTGAGCCTATTTATCAGGCACAGAAAACTCTCAGACACGGACAGCAGAGTTCAGCAAGACAGAGGAGCAAACGTACTATTCACCAAATGGACACTGAACAAACAGATGAACAACCTGATGCAATGGATAGTTGA
- the LOC107216782 gene encoding NPC intracellular cholesterol transporter 2 homolog a yields the protein MLLLIFVALFCFSSIADGVPILDCGSKLGSYSRVQIAGCDTSDQPCVLHKGKNASIEIDFTTYEDATDLKAVVHGTVMIVPIPFDLPNADACQYSKSGITCPMRKGQSYKYKAELPVATRYPSVSVKVKWELQDQDGNDIVCIKLPAVIR from the exons ATGTTACTGTTAATTTTTGTGGCTCTTTTCTGTTTCTCATCCATTGCGGATGGAGTTCCAATTCTCGATTGCG GTTCCAAGTTAGGAAGTTACAGCCGAGTTCAAATAGCAGGTTGCGACACTTCAGACCAACCCTGTGTTTTGCATAAAGGAAAGAATGCATCGATAGAAATTGACTTTACAACAT acgAAGATGCTACCGACTTGAAAGCAGTAGTACATGGCACTGTTATGATTGTGCCCATACCTTTTGATCTGCCAAATGCTGACGCATGCCAATACTCTAAGTCTGGGATAACTTGTCCCATGAGGAAGGGCCAAAGCTACAAATACAAGGCAGAGCTACCAGTAGCCACACGTTACCCTTCG GTATCCGTTAAAGTCAAGTGGGAACTTCAAGATCAAGATGGAAATGACATTGTCTGTATCAAACTTCCGGCTGTAATACGATAA
- the LOC107216770 gene encoding serine/threonine/tyrosine-interacting protein isoform X5 has protein sequence MTPHDEWTYTMRRKMQEILPGLYLGPYSAASPSKLESLLEYGITHIVCVRQDIEAHFIKPNFPDRFQYLVLDIADTAHENIIQHFQKVKIYIDDALSSRGRVLVHGNAGISRSAALVLAYMMETYGLTLRRAFEIVQRRRFCIIPNEGFLAQLREFEPIYQAQKTLRHGQQSSARQRSKRTIHQMDTEQTDEQPDAMDS, from the exons ATGACCCCTCATGATGAATGGACTTACACAATGCGGCGGAAAATGCAG GAGATACTTCCCGGTCTTTATCTCGGCCCTTATAGCGCCGCGAGTCCTTCAAAATTAGAATCGTTGCTGGAATATGGTATAACTCACATAGTTTGCGTTCGTCAAGATATCGAAGCACATTTCATAAAGCCCAACTTTCCTGACAGATTTCA ATATCTTGTACTGGATATAGCTGACACAGCTCacgaaaatataatacaacaCTTtcagaaagtaaaaatatatatagacgATGCTCTGAGTTCCCGTGGTCGGGTTCTGGTACATGGCAATGCAGGAATATCCAGATCTGCAGCATTGGTATTAGCCTACATGATGGAAACCTATGGATTAACGCTGCG AAGAGCCTTCGAAATAGTACAAAGGCGAAGATTTTGCATCATTCCGAATGAAGGGTTCTTGGCACAATTAAGAGAATTTGAGCCTATTTATCAGGCACAGAAAACTCTCAGACACGGACAGCAGAGTTCAGCAAGACAGAGGAGCAAACGTACTATTCACCAAATGGACACTGAACAAACAGATGAACAACCTGATGCAATGGATAGTTGA
- the LOC107216770 gene encoding serine/threonine/tyrosine-interacting protein isoform X1: MSECLSNRLYCKNHSLSTIMSTTKTEQGQSLEGTGGNDQDEYPQIPIEAMTPHDEWTYTMRRKMQEILPGLYLGPYSAASPSKLESLLEYGITHIVCVRQDIEAHFIKPNFPDRFQYLVLDIADTAHENIIQHFQKVKIYIDDALSSRGRVLVHGNAGISRSAALVLAYMMETYGLTLRRAFEIVQRRRFCIIPNEGFLAQLREFEPIYQAQKTLRHGQQSSARQRSKRTIHQMDTEQTDEQPDAMDS, translated from the exons ATGTCAGAATGTCTTTCAAACCGGTTGTATTGTAAAAACCACTCATTATCGACTATAATGTCCACCACGAAAACTGAGCAGGGGCAGAGCCTT GAAGGGACTGGCGGTAATGATCAGGATGAATACCCTCAAATTCCAATTGAAGCCATGACCCCTCATGATGAATGGACTTACACAATGCGGCGGAAAATGCAG GAGATACTTCCCGGTCTTTATCTCGGCCCTTATAGCGCCGCGAGTCCTTCAAAATTAGAATCGTTGCTGGAATATGGTATAACTCACATAGTTTGCGTTCGTCAAGATATCGAAGCACATTTCATAAAGCCCAACTTTCCTGACAGATTTCA ATATCTTGTACTGGATATAGCTGACACAGCTCacgaaaatataatacaacaCTTtcagaaagtaaaaatatatatagacgATGCTCTGAGTTCCCGTGGTCGGGTTCTGGTACATGGCAATGCAGGAATATCCAGATCTGCAGCATTGGTATTAGCCTACATGATGGAAACCTATGGATTAACGCTGCG AAGAGCCTTCGAAATAGTACAAAGGCGAAGATTTTGCATCATTCCGAATGAAGGGTTCTTGGCACAATTAAGAGAATTTGAGCCTATTTATCAGGCACAGAAAACTCTCAGACACGGACAGCAGAGTTCAGCAAGACAGAGGAGCAAACGTACTATTCACCAAATGGACACTGAACAAACAGATGAACAACCTGATGCAATGGATAGTTGA
- the LOC124295133 gene encoding THAP domain-containing protein 5-like isoform X2, with protein MSTCVFCKTKQSKYSGRSFHKFPVKDVLRLQQWLKEMKRKDWKSNRNSTLCSAHFANDCFDRTGFLITLKKNSVPTIFDNPKSECSSCHRLRECGHGYSLFKFPLDEPDIMKQWIANINIGPWSPSSDSFLCSDHFEPSCFQKKSQRKLSVHKDTLM; from the exons ATGAGTACCTgcgttttttgcaaaacaaagcAATCAAAATATAGTGGGCGATCATTTCACAA ATTTCCCGTGAAAGATGTGTTGCGCCTTCAGCAGTggttaaaagaaatgaagaggaaGGACTGGAAGTCAAACCGAAATAGCACATTGTGTTCAGCTCATTTTGCAAATGACTGCTTTGATAGGACAGGATTCctaattacattgaaaaagaacAGTGTACCAACTATATTTGACAACCCAAAATCAGAGTGTTCATCTTGTCACCGATTAAGGGAATGTGGACATGGCTATTCATTGTTCAA GTTCCCATTGGATGAACCTGATATTATGAAGCAATGGATcgcaaatataaacattgGACCGTGGTCTCCATCAAGTGATAGCTTTCTGTGTTCCGACCACTTTGAACCCTCTTGCTttcagaagaaaa GTCAGAGAAAACTCAGTGTGCATAAAG
- the LOC107216775 gene encoding nucleic acid dioxygenase ALKBH1, translating into MFKDSFKYYKSRDPPPDLDAVIDLKNPDLSKVRKISPVAIEEEQSSLGLRSTEDWNIYEIIAKPGLIFIENPFTSAGQRYWITRCVKDYSKKPNKTNLDLHQVLSENENWWDVCSDNVERAKVLLPKLRWATLGYHHNWDTKVYSENFKGEMPDDMVDLTEYLARISGLCHFKAESAIINYYRMNSTLSGHTDKSEIDYEAPLFSVSFGQTGIFLVGGLSLEDSADALLLRSGDVVVMSKGSRLRYHGVPKILQADSMPWKNQNSTNDCKSKKMCIDWDKIMSYISESRVNMNVRQVLRPGQVSLDDKVL; encoded by the exons ATGTTCAAAGACTCTTTTAAGTATTACAAAAGCAGGGACCCACCCCCTGATCTTGATGCTGTTATCGATCTTAAAAATCCAGATTTATCCAAA gttagaaaaatttcacctgtTGCCATTGAGGAGGAGCAATCTTCGCTAGGGCTCAGGTCTACCGAGGATTGGaatatttacgaaattatCGCCAAACCGG gtctcatttttatcgaaaatcctTTCACCAGCGCCGGTCAACGGTATTGGATAACAAGATGCGTTAAAGATTATTCAAAGAAGccaaacaaaacgaatcttgaTTTGCACCAAGTCTTATCAGAGAATGAAAACTGGTGGGATGTGTGCTCCGA TAATGTTGAGCGAGCCAAAGTTCTTTTGCCAAAATTAAGATGGGCAACGCTAGGTTATCACCACAATTGGGACACAAAAGTGTACTCCGAAAACTTCAAAGGCGAAATGCCCGATGACATGGTAGACCTCACAGAATATCTTGCGAGAATTTCTGGTCTATGTCATTTCAAAGCGGAATCAGCTATAATCAATTATTACAGAATGAATTCAACTCTCTCCGGGCATACGGATAAATCTGAAATAGATTATGAAGCACCATTATTCTCTGTCAGTTTTGGTCAGactggaatatttttagtcGGGGGCTTATCGCTCGAAGATTCAGCCGATGCCCTGTTACTACGAAGTGGAGATGTTGTTGTCATGTCAAAAGGTTCCCGCCTCAGGTATCACGGTGTGCCTAAAATCTTACAAGCAGATTCTATGCCttggaaaaatcaaaattctacGAACGATTGCAAATCTAAGAAGATGTGCATCGACTGGGATAAAATAATGTCATACATCTCTGAATCTCGCGTGAATATGAATGTCAGGCAGGTCTTAAGACCAGGACAAGTTTCGCTTGATGATAaagttttgtaa
- the LOC107216772 gene encoding protein transport protein Sec61 subunit gamma, with product MDQVTKLVEPGRQFAKDSIRLVKRCTKPDRKEFQKIAIATAIGFCIMGFIGFFVKLIHIPINNIIVGS from the exons ATGGATCAAGTCACGAAATTAGTTGAACCTGGCCGCCAGTTTGCCAAAGACAGCATTCGTCTCGTCAAAAGATGCACAAAACCAGACCGCAAAG AATTCCAAAAGATAGCTATCGCTACCGCCATTGGATTCTGTATCATGGGCTTCATTGGTTTCTTCGTGAAATTAATCCACATTCCCATCAACAATATCATTGT AGGCTCATAA